Proteins from a single region of Artemia franciscana chromosome 2, ASM3288406v1, whole genome shotgun sequence:
- the LOC136043846 gene encoding large ribosomal subunit protein uL2, with protein MGRVIRAQRRGAGGIFKSHTKHRKGAPKLRSADFAERHGYIKGVVKDIIHDPGRGAPLAVVHFRDPYRYKIRKELFLAAEGMHTGQFLYCGRKATLQIGNVLPVGVMPEGTIVCNVEEQYGDRGSLARTSGNYATVIGHNVDTKKTRVKLPSGAKKVLSSSNRAMVGIIAGGGRIDKPILKAGRAYHKYKAKRNSWPIVRGVAMNPVEHPHGGGNHQHIGKASTVKRDTPAGRKVGLIAARRTGRIRGGKTEAKSSD; from the exons ATGGGAAGAGTAATTCGTGCACAACGTCGGGGTGCAGGGGGTATTTTCAAATCTCATACTaaacataggaaaggagccccAAAGCTTAGGTCTGCTGATTTTGCTGAAAGACATGGGTACATCAAGGGTGTAGTGAAGGATATCATCCACGATCCTGGCCGTGGTGCCCCTCTAGCTGTAGTCCACTTCCGTGACCCATACAGATATAAGATAAGGAAGGAATTGTTTTTGGCTGCTGAAGGAATGCACACTGGTCAATTTCTCTATTGTGGCAGAAAAG CCACTCTCCAAATTGGCAATGTTCTTCCTGTTGGAGTAATGCCAGAAGGTACCATCGTTTGCAATGTTGAAGAGCAGTATGGTGACAGAGGTAGCTTAGCTCGTACCTCTGGTAACTATGCGACTGTTATTGGACACAATGTTGATACAAAGAAGACTCGTGTGAAGTTGCCGTCTGGGGCTAAGAAAGTTCTCAGCTCTTCCAACAGAGCTATGGTTG GAATTATTGCTGGTGGTGGTCGTATTGACAAACCAATCTTGAAAGCTGGTCGTGCTTACCACAAGTACAAGGCAAAGAGGAACTCATGGCCAATTGTTCGTGGTGTTGCTATGAACCCTGTTGAACATCCCCACGGTGGTGGTAACCATCAACACATTGGTAAAGCCTCCACTGTTAAGAGGGACACACCAGCTGGTCGCAAG GTTGGTCTTATTGCTGCCAGGAGAACTGGTCGTATCCGTGGTGGCAAGACGGAAGCCAAATCTTCGGATTAA